Proteins from a single region of Hordeum vulgare subsp. vulgare chromosome 6H, MorexV3_pseudomolecules_assembly, whole genome shotgun sequence:
- the LOC123403560 gene encoding urease accessory protein G-like, whose amino-acid sequence MLALCTCLRDKYSLAAVTNDIFTKEDGEFLVKHGALPEERIRAVEIGGYPHAAIREDISINPSPLEELYNLYKADLLLCESGGGIVRVESHIIRFIILYVRPA is encoded by the exons ATGTTAGCACTCTGCACTTGCCTCCGTGACAAATATAGTCTTGCAGCG GTTACAAATGATATATTCACAAAAGAGGATGGAGAATTCTTGGTCAAGCATGGAGCTCTTCCTGAAGAGCGTATACGTGCCGTTGAAATTGGAGGCTACCCTCATGCAGCTATACGGGAGGACATCAGCATAAATCCGAGCCCTCTGGAAGAGCTATACAACTTGTACAAGGCCGATTTGCTGCTCTGTGAATCTGGAGGAGGTATTGTCCGTGTTGAATCCCACATTATAAGGTTTATTATCTTGTATGTTAGACCGGCTTAG